The Bubalus bubalis isolate 160015118507 breed Murrah chromosome 16, NDDB_SH_1, whole genome shotgun sequence genome window below encodes:
- the LRRC55 gene encoding leucine-rich repeat-containing protein 55 isoform X1 produces MRQRRPGLQQADGCVLGPEAPVPMGSVQHHCCPQPKMGDAWAHRPWPGPPRPALLLVPLLVAAGVIPSDGGASCPVLCTCHNQAVDCSGQRLFSVPPELPVDTRNLSLAHNRIAAVPPGYLTCYRELRVLSLRNNSLVELPAGLFLHAKRLAHLDLSYNNLSHVPAGMFQAAHSLMRIDLSHNPGLHRVHPRAFQGLAQLRDLDLSFGGLAFLSLEALEGLPGLVTLQIGGNPWVCGCTMEPLLKWLRNRIQRCTADSQLAECRGPPEVEGAPLFSLTEESFKACHLTLTLDDYLFIAFVGFVVSIASVATNFLLGITANCCHRWSKASEEEEI; encoded by the exons ATGAGGCAGCGGCGCCCGGGTCTGCAGCAGGCGGATGGCTGTGTCCTCGGACCCGA AGCTCCAGTCCCGATGGGCTCCGTTCAGCACCACTGCTGCCCGCAGCCGAAGATGGGCGATGCCTGGGCCCACCGGCCCTGGCCTGGGCCCCCGCGGCCCGCCCTGCTGCTGGTGCCCCTCCTGGTGGCGGCCGGGGTGATTCCCTCCGATGGCGGCGCCAGCTGCCCGGTGCTCTGCACGTGCCATAACCAGGCGGTGGACTGCAGCGGCCAGCGGCTCTTCTCTGTCCCCCCGGAGCTGCCCGTGGACACGCGCAACCTCAGCCTGGCGCACAACCGCATCGCCGCCGTGCCGCCCGGCTACCTCACGTGCTACCGGGAGCTCCGTGTGCTCAGCCTGCGCAACAACTCTCTGGTGGAGCTGCCCGCGGGCCTCTTCCTCCATGCCAAGCGCCTGGCACACCTAGACCTGAGCTACAACAACCTCAGCCACGTGCCCGCCGGCATGTTCCAGGCCGCGCACAGCCTCATGCGCATCGACCTCAGCCACAACCCGGGGCTGCACCGGGTGCACCCGCGCGCCTTCCAGGGCCTGGCGCAGCTGCGGGACCTCGACCTCAGCTTCGGGGGCCTGGCCTTCCTCAGCCTCGAGGCCCTCGAAGGCCTGCCCGGGCTGGTGACCCTGCAGATCGGCGGCAACCCCTGGGTGTGCGGCTGCACCATGGAGCCCCTGCTCAAGTGGCTGCGGAACCGCATCCAGCGTTGCACCGCAG ACTCTCAGCTGGCTGAGTGCCGAGGGCCCCCGGAAGTCGAGGGTGCCCCCCTCTTCTCGCTCACGGAGGAGAGCTTCAAGGCCTGCCACCTGACCCTGACCCTGGACGATTACCTCTTCATCGCCTTCGTGGGTTTCGTGGTCTCCATCGCGTCCGTGGCCACCAACTTCCTCCTGGGCATCACCGCCAACTGCTGCCACCGCTGGAGCAAGGCCAGCGAGGAGGAGGAGATCTGA
- the LRRC55 gene encoding leucine-rich repeat-containing protein 55 isoform X2, which produces MGSVQHHCCPQPKMGDAWAHRPWPGPPRPALLLVPLLVAAGVIPSDGGASCPVLCTCHNQAVDCSGQRLFSVPPELPVDTRNLSLAHNRIAAVPPGYLTCYRELRVLSLRNNSLVELPAGLFLHAKRLAHLDLSYNNLSHVPAGMFQAAHSLMRIDLSHNPGLHRVHPRAFQGLAQLRDLDLSFGGLAFLSLEALEGLPGLVTLQIGGNPWVCGCTMEPLLKWLRNRIQRCTADSQLAECRGPPEVEGAPLFSLTEESFKACHLTLTLDDYLFIAFVGFVVSIASVATNFLLGITANCCHRWSKASEEEEI; this is translated from the exons ATGGGCTCCGTTCAGCACCACTGCTGCCCGCAGCCGAAGATGGGCGATGCCTGGGCCCACCGGCCCTGGCCTGGGCCCCCGCGGCCCGCCCTGCTGCTGGTGCCCCTCCTGGTGGCGGCCGGGGTGATTCCCTCCGATGGCGGCGCCAGCTGCCCGGTGCTCTGCACGTGCCATAACCAGGCGGTGGACTGCAGCGGCCAGCGGCTCTTCTCTGTCCCCCCGGAGCTGCCCGTGGACACGCGCAACCTCAGCCTGGCGCACAACCGCATCGCCGCCGTGCCGCCCGGCTACCTCACGTGCTACCGGGAGCTCCGTGTGCTCAGCCTGCGCAACAACTCTCTGGTGGAGCTGCCCGCGGGCCTCTTCCTCCATGCCAAGCGCCTGGCACACCTAGACCTGAGCTACAACAACCTCAGCCACGTGCCCGCCGGCATGTTCCAGGCCGCGCACAGCCTCATGCGCATCGACCTCAGCCACAACCCGGGGCTGCACCGGGTGCACCCGCGCGCCTTCCAGGGCCTGGCGCAGCTGCGGGACCTCGACCTCAGCTTCGGGGGCCTGGCCTTCCTCAGCCTCGAGGCCCTCGAAGGCCTGCCCGGGCTGGTGACCCTGCAGATCGGCGGCAACCCCTGGGTGTGCGGCTGCACCATGGAGCCCCTGCTCAAGTGGCTGCGGAACCGCATCCAGCGTTGCACCGCAG ACTCTCAGCTGGCTGAGTGCCGAGGGCCCCCGGAAGTCGAGGGTGCCCCCCTCTTCTCGCTCACGGAGGAGAGCTTCAAGGCCTGCCACCTGACCCTGACCCTGGACGATTACCTCTTCATCGCCTTCGTGGGTTTCGTGGTCTCCATCGCGTCCGTGGCCACCAACTTCCTCCTGGGCATCACCGCCAACTGCTGCCACCGCTGGAGCAAGGCCAGCGAGGAGGAGGAGATCTGA
- the LRRC55 gene encoding leucine-rich repeat-containing protein 55 isoform X3, whose product MRQRRPGLQQADGCVLGPEAPVPMGSVQHHCCPQPKMGDAWAHRPWPGPPRPALLLVPLLVAAGVIPSDGGASCPVLCTCHNQAVDCSGQRLFSVPPELPVDTRNLSLAHNRIAAVPPGYLTCYRELRVLSLRNNSLVELPAGLFLHAKRLAHLDLSYNNLSHVPAGMFQAAHSLMRIDLSHNPGLHRVHPRAFQGLAQLRDLDLSFGGLAFLSLEALEGLPGLVTLQIGGNPWVCGCTMEPLLKWLRNRIQRCTAGSAMSYNISLSLFNLDFPRVDSL is encoded by the exons ATGAGGCAGCGGCGCCCGGGTCTGCAGCAGGCGGATGGCTGTGTCCTCGGACCCGA AGCTCCAGTCCCGATGGGCTCCGTTCAGCACCACTGCTGCCCGCAGCCGAAGATGGGCGATGCCTGGGCCCACCGGCCCTGGCCTGGGCCCCCGCGGCCCGCCCTGCTGCTGGTGCCCCTCCTGGTGGCGGCCGGGGTGATTCCCTCCGATGGCGGCGCCAGCTGCCCGGTGCTCTGCACGTGCCATAACCAGGCGGTGGACTGCAGCGGCCAGCGGCTCTTCTCTGTCCCCCCGGAGCTGCCCGTGGACACGCGCAACCTCAGCCTGGCGCACAACCGCATCGCCGCCGTGCCGCCCGGCTACCTCACGTGCTACCGGGAGCTCCGTGTGCTCAGCCTGCGCAACAACTCTCTGGTGGAGCTGCCCGCGGGCCTCTTCCTCCATGCCAAGCGCCTGGCACACCTAGACCTGAGCTACAACAACCTCAGCCACGTGCCCGCCGGCATGTTCCAGGCCGCGCACAGCCTCATGCGCATCGACCTCAGCCACAACCCGGGGCTGCACCGGGTGCACCCGCGCGCCTTCCAGGGCCTGGCGCAGCTGCGGGACCTCGACCTCAGCTTCGGGGGCCTGGCCTTCCTCAGCCTCGAGGCCCTCGAAGGCCTGCCCGGGCTGGTGACCCTGCAGATCGGCGGCAACCCCTGGGTGTGCGGCTGCACCATGGAGCCCCTGCTCAAGTGGCTGCGGAACCGCATCCAGCGTTGCACCGCAG gatctgCGATGTCctataatatttctctttctctatttaaCTTAGACTTCCCTCGGGTTGACAGTCTCTAG